In one Culex quinquefasciatus strain JHB chromosome 2, VPISU_Cqui_1.0_pri_paternal, whole genome shotgun sequence genomic region, the following are encoded:
- the LOC6034542 gene encoding 1,5-anhydro-D-fructose reductase yields MTPKATTVKLNNGLEMPVLGLGTWLSKEGEGIDAVKAAIDAGYRHIDTAYFYQNEKEVGEAIRAKIEEGVVQREDMFVTTKLWSTYHHPDHVEQAFQKSLENLNIDYIDLYLMHLPIGYKFIDWDTANLMPYDADGKLQFSDVDFIDTWKAMEKLLKTGKVKSIGVSNFNSEQITRLLAECEIKPVTNQVECNPSLNQRKLTEFCKNLDITLTAYSPLGRPNYYEKDPDNMPKPALDDPKVVEIGKKYEKTSGQVILRYLIDIGTIPIPKSSNPERIKQNIDIFDFKLTEDEIKTMDEFHTGKRTVPFSLCTEHKYFPFKIDF; encoded by the exons ATGACCCCGAAAGCGACCACGGTCAAGCTGAACAACGGCCTCGAGATGCCCGTCCTTGGCCTTGGAACCTGGCTG TCGAAGGAAGGTGAAGGAATCGACGCGGTCAAGGCAGCTATCGACGCCGGGTACCGGCACATTGACACGGCGTACTTTTACCAGAACGAGAAAGAAGTTGGCGAGGCCATTCGCGCCAAGATCGAAGAGGGCGTCGTGCAGCGTGAGGACATGTTTGTCACGACCAAG CTGTGGAGCACCTACCACCATCCGGACCACGTGGAGCAGGCATTCCAGAAgtcgttggagaatttgaacattGACTATATTGACTTGTACCTGATGCATCTGCCGATTGGGTACAAATTTATCGATTGGGACACGGCCAACCTGATGCCGTACGACGCCGATGGCAAGTTGCAGTTTTCGGATGTGGACTTTATCGATACCTGGAAGGCGATGGAGAAGCTGCTGAAGACGGGCAAGGTCAAGAGCATTGGTGTGTCGAACTTTAACAGCGAACAGATCACGCGTCTGCTAGCCGAGTGCGAAATTAAGCCGGTCACCAACCAGGTTGAGTGCAACCCAAGCCTCAACCAGAGAAAGTTGACCGAGTTCTGCAAGAATTTGGACATTACGCTGACGGCGTACAGCCCGCTGGGACGTCCAAACTATTACGAGAAAGATCCAGATAATATGCCGAAACCAGCGCTGGACGACCCGAAAGTAGttgaaatcgggaaaaagtacGAAAAAACCTCCGGACAGGTGATTCTGCGCTATTTGATTGACATCGGTACGATCCCGATTCCGAAATCGTCGAACCCGGAACGCATCAAGCAGAACATCGATATCTTTGACTTTAAGCTGACCGAGGATGAAATCAAAACCATGGACGAATTCCACACCGGAAAGCGCACAGTGCCGTTCAGTTTGTGTACCGAACATAAGTATTTCCCgttcaaaatcgatttttaa
- the LOC6034541 gene encoding aldo-keto reductase family 1 member B1, protein MGLARCLSLISSASRSVRRFSSQPKMSAAKLVPMVRLNNGLEMPAIGLGTSMSKGDDCVALVKAGIDAGFRHIDTAYFYKNERAVGRAIRAKIEEGVVQRGELFVCTKLWNTFHHPDHVALACEKSLENLGLDYIDSYLIHMPFGYKFNGWDEEKMMPLDAEGKVLFSDDDYVDTWRAMEALVDNGKVKSIGVSNFNSEQIGRILKDCRIKPTSNQVECNARVNQKKLIDFCKKLDIVVTAHSPLGRPHLFQKDPENKPRPVLNEPKIIAIGEKYRKSPVQVILRYLVDIGVFPVPKSTNVEHLKQNLEIFDFLLSKDDIKVMDEFNTGKRMVHFKRLVDHEHYPFHIEF, encoded by the exons ATGGGACTCGCTCGTTGTTTGTCTCTTATCAGTAGTGCGTCCAGAAGCGTTCGAAGATTCAGTTCCCAGCCGAAGATGTCCGCCGCCAAGCTGGTTCCCATGGTTCGGCTGAACAACGGCCTCGAAATGCCGGCTATCGGCTTGGGCACCTCGATG TCCAAAGGAGACGACTGCGTCGCGCTGGTCAAAGCAGGCATCGACGCCGGCTTCCGCCATATTGACACGGCGTACTTTTACAAGAACGAGCGCGCAGTAGGCCGCGCGATACGCGCCAAGATCGAGGAGGGCGTCGTGCAGCGTGGCGAGCTGTTTGTGTGCACCAAG CTTTGGAACACTTTTCACCATCCGGATCATGTGGCGTTGGCGTGCGAAAAATCGCTGGAAAATCTCGGGCTGGATTACATCGATTCGTACCTTATTCACATGCCGTTTGGGTACAAATTTAACGGTTGGGACGAGGAGAAGATGATGCCACTGGATGCGGAGGGGAAGGTTCTGTTCTCGGACGATGATTACGTGGACACTTGGCGAGCAATGGAGGCCCTCGTGGACAACGGGAAGGTCAAGAGCATTGGCGTGTCGAACTTTAACAGCGAGCAAATTGGGCGAATTTTGAAGGATTGCAGAATAAAACCTACCAGCAATCAGGTTGAGTGTAATGCAAGAGTTAATCAGAAAAAGTTGATTGATTTCTGTAAAAAGCTGGATATTGTGGTTACAGCTCATAGTCCGCTGGGAAGACCACATCTGTTTCAGAAAGATCCGGAAAATAAGCCAAGGCCAGTTTTGAATGAAccaaaaattattgcaattgGCGAAAAGTACCGCAAATCTCCAGTTCAAGTAATTCTTAGATATTTGGTTGACATTGGTGTGTTTCCGGTTCCGAAATCAACCAATGTCGAACATTTGAagcaaaatttggaaattttcgattttctaCTTTC